From a single Kitasatospora sp. NBC_00458 genomic region:
- a CDS encoding thioester reductase domain-containing protein: MDDAADSARGARSEANSGRHAVLCNQDGQYTIWPGDFTVPSGWRTVFGPAPRDECRAYVDREWRAAGLGLAGHGADGPAGAPASTGAPVELWAGAPVAAPGGARSGAPGAAAGSAPGGAPPPAGTGRTVHGLFRARAAHDPDALALITDEGDRFTYGDLDRRSDRLAAALRARGVRAERVVPVCLERGADLVTAWLGVLKAGGAFLPLDPVHPERRLAALVADCGAEVVVAERGRTFPGVRVLGPDATAPGAADAPEAAGGHDGPPVPEDLAAPDDLAYLIYTSGTTGTPKGVPVTHRSLVFTLDRVVHAYGLTPRDRVLQLAAIGFDTSLEQVFAALAAGSTLVLGGARTWAPTELVHRMRELALTVADLTPAYWHHVLGLLPAGGPAPEGLRLVVVGGDTVHADDCRTCLDRLPGVRLVNAYGVTEAAVTSTLCEVTPEVLDAPTHGSAHHPPPDGHGSPDGHGSPDGHGPAAPHPAAAPPRHPAAAPVPIGRPLPGVRVHVLDARLSPVRPGEKGAIYLGGPGLARGYWKSPGLTAEAFLPDPYAPVPGERMYRTGDAGRWRADGLLEILGRFDDQVKVRGYRVDPTEIESVLAAHPDVRQARVAADDSDDGAHVLTAYYTLGDRDASGARARRREIRAYLAERLPDFMVPAEFVLLDSMPLTPAGKIDRRRLPHTRPQLQRRDGEGPDGAGAGAGAGPAADGGHTGGAADGGVDGRRPQGGTTAGDGTADAVETGIAHLWSELLGAEQVGPDDDFFDLGGNSLLAMEMIARARIIFGIDVTRIRLLTRSLLRDATLRAFADATRAARAGDEDPGDGGTGGRPGSGSGRPGIDWNAEARLDTPVRQSWHPAPSRAEPAEILLTGATGFCGAHLLDTLLRTTGARIHCLVRAPDEEHALERIRAAQQRFLRHDLADRRVVPLVGDLAEPLLGLTQHRFEELADSLDAIHHLGGQVNFLYPYHQLRRPNVGGTREVVRLAGHSRGIPVHYLSTLAVLAGFGPAGVREVTERTPLAHPEKLAVGYVESKWVAERLLHHAAAAGLPVTVMRTNDVTGDLSGGVMNTGTELCALIKYFAESGSYPDVRLPLDFVPADRFSRAIAHIAAHAPANGEVYHITSPRPAGLPELAERLRARGYPVDEVPYGQWVDDLVRFAAGHPTHPVTPFVPLFVDRAPGTGLSISEMYFRPTFPLFDRANTDHALAGSGIRLPAVDAGLMDLYLTQLTAEGFLTPPLGAAR; this comes from the coding sequence GTGGATGATGCAGCAGACAGCGCGCGGGGCGCGCGTTCGGAGGCGAACTCCGGGCGTCACGCCGTGCTCTGCAATCAAGACGGTCAGTATACGATCTGGCCCGGTGACTTCACGGTACCCAGTGGATGGCGCACCGTGTTCGGGCCCGCCCCGCGCGACGAGTGCCGCGCCTACGTGGACCGCGAGTGGCGTGCGGCCGGGCTCGGCCTGGCCGGCCACGGCGCGGACGGCCCCGCAGGCGCCCCCGCGTCGACCGGAGCGCCGGTCGAATTGTGGGCCGGTGCGCCGGTCGCGGCACCGGGCGGCGCACGGAGCGGCGCACCGGGCGCGGCAGCGGGCAGCGCACCGGGTGGTGCGCCGCCCCCCGCGGGGACCGGCCGCACCGTGCACGGGCTGTTCCGCGCCCGGGCCGCGCACGACCCCGACGCCCTCGCCCTCATCACCGACGAAGGCGACAGGTTCACCTACGGTGACCTCGACCGCCGCAGCGACCGGCTGGCCGCCGCCCTGCGCGCCCGCGGCGTACGGGCCGAACGGGTCGTCCCGGTCTGCCTGGAGCGCGGCGCCGACCTGGTGACGGCCTGGCTCGGCGTCCTCAAGGCCGGCGGCGCGTTCCTGCCCCTTGACCCGGTCCACCCGGAACGGCGGCTGGCCGCACTGGTCGCCGACTGCGGGGCCGAGGTGGTCGTCGCGGAGCGCGGGCGGACCTTCCCCGGGGTGCGGGTGCTGGGGCCCGACGCCACGGCGCCGGGAGCCGCCGACGCACCGGAGGCCGCCGGGGGCCACGACGGCCCGCCGGTGCCCGAGGACCTCGCGGCGCCCGACGACCTCGCCTACCTGATCTACACCTCCGGGACCACCGGCACCCCCAAGGGCGTCCCGGTCACCCACCGCTCCCTGGTCTTCACCCTGGACCGGGTCGTCCACGCCTACGGACTCACCCCCCGGGACCGCGTGCTGCAACTCGCCGCCATCGGCTTCGACACCTCGCTGGAGCAGGTCTTCGCCGCCCTGGCCGCCGGCTCCACCCTCGTCCTCGGCGGCGCCCGCACCTGGGCGCCCACCGAACTCGTCCACCGGATGCGCGAACTGGCCCTCACCGTCGCCGACCTCACCCCCGCCTACTGGCACCACGTGCTGGGGCTGCTCCCCGCCGGCGGGCCCGCCCCCGAAGGGCTGCGCCTGGTCGTCGTCGGCGGCGACACCGTGCACGCCGACGACTGCCGGACCTGCCTGGACCGGCTGCCCGGCGTCCGGCTGGTCAACGCGTACGGCGTGACCGAGGCCGCCGTGACCTCCACCCTCTGCGAGGTCACCCCCGAGGTGCTGGACGCCCCCACCCACGGCTCCGCCCACCACCCGCCGCCGGACGGGCACGGCTCTCCGGACGGGCACGGCTCGCCGGACGGGCACGGGCCCGCCGCCCCCCACCCGGCGGCCGCGCCACCCCGGCACCCCGCCGCCGCACCCGTCCCGATCGGACGGCCGCTGCCCGGCGTGCGGGTCCACGTCCTGGACGCCCGGCTCAGCCCCGTCCGGCCCGGCGAGAAGGGCGCGATCTACCTCGGCGGGCCCGGACTCGCCCGCGGCTACTGGAAGTCACCCGGGCTCACCGCCGAGGCCTTCCTGCCCGACCCCTACGCCCCCGTCCCCGGCGAACGCATGTACCGCACCGGCGACGCGGGCCGCTGGCGCGCCGACGGCCTGCTGGAGATCCTCGGCCGCTTCGACGACCAGGTGAAGGTCCGCGGCTACCGCGTCGACCCCACCGAGATCGAGTCCGTCCTCGCCGCCCACCCCGACGTCCGCCAGGCCCGGGTGGCCGCCGACGACAGCGACGACGGCGCCCACGTCCTCACCGCCTACTACACGCTCGGCGACCGCGACGCCTCCGGGGCCCGCGCCCGGCGCCGGGAGATCCGCGCCTACCTGGCCGAACGGCTCCCGGACTTCATGGTCCCCGCCGAGTTCGTGCTGCTCGACTCCATGCCGCTCACCCCCGCCGGCAAGATCGACCGGCGCCGACTGCCGCACACCCGGCCGCAGTTGCAGCGCCGGGACGGCGAAGGCCCGGACGGCGCGGGCGCGGGCGCCGGTGCGGGCCCGGCCGCCGACGGCGGGCACACGGGCGGCGCCGCGGACGGCGGTGTGGACGGCCGCCGCCCGCAGGGCGGAACGACCGCCGGGGACGGCACCGCCGACGCCGTCGAGACCGGTATCGCCCACCTCTGGTCCGAACTCCTGGGCGCCGAACAGGTCGGCCCCGACGACGACTTCTTCGACCTCGGCGGCAACTCCCTGCTCGCCATGGAGATGATCGCCCGGGCCCGGATCATCTTCGGCATCGACGTCACCCGGATCCGCCTGCTCACCCGCTCGCTGCTCCGCGACGCCACCCTGCGCGCCTTCGCCGACGCCACCCGGGCCGCCCGTGCGGGCGACGAGGACCCCGGCGACGGCGGCACCGGCGGCCGGCCCGGGAGCGGCTCCGGCCGCCCCGGCATCGACTGGAACGCCGAGGCCCGGCTCGACACGCCCGTCCGCCAGTCCTGGCACCCCGCGCCCTCCCGCGCCGAACCCGCCGAGATCCTGCTCACCGGCGCCACCGGCTTCTGCGGCGCCCACCTCCTCGACACGCTGCTGCGCACCACCGGAGCCCGCATCCACTGCCTCGTCCGCGCCCCGGACGAGGAGCACGCACTGGAACGCATCCGCGCCGCCCAGCAGCGGTTCCTCCGGCACGACCTGGCCGACCGCCGGGTGGTCCCGCTCGTCGGCGACCTCGCCGAACCGCTGCTCGGCCTCACCCAGCACCGCTTCGAGGAGCTGGCCGACAGCCTCGACGCCATCCACCACCTCGGCGGCCAGGTCAACTTCCTCTACCCGTACCACCAGCTGCGCCGGCCCAACGTCGGCGGCACCCGCGAGGTGGTCCGGCTCGCCGGGCACTCGCGCGGCATACCCGTCCACTACCTCTCCACCCTCGCCGTGCTCGCCGGGTTCGGACCCGCCGGTGTCCGCGAGGTCACCGAACGGACCCCGCTGGCCCACCCCGAGAAGCTCGCGGTCGGCTACGTGGAGAGCAAGTGGGTGGCCGAACGGCTGCTGCACCACGCGGCGGCGGCCGGGCTGCCGGTCACGGTGATGCGCACCAACGACGTCACCGGTGACCTCTCGGGCGGCGTGATGAACACCGGCACCGAACTCTGCGCGCTGATCAAGTACTTCGCGGAGAGCGGGAGCTACCCGGACGTCCGGCTGCCGCTCGACTTCGTCCCGGCCGACCGGTTCAGCCGGGCCATCGCCCACATCGCCGCCCACGCGCCCGCCAACGGCGAGGTGTACCACATCACCTCACCTCGGCCCGCGGGCCTCCCCGAGCTCGCCGAACGGCTCCGCGCGCGCGGCTACCCGGTGGACGAAGTCCCCTACGGCCAGTGGGTCGACGACCTGGTCCGGTTCGCCGCGGGACACCCGACCCACCCGGTCACCCCGTTCGTGCCGCTCTTCGTCGACCGCGCGCCGGGCACCGGACTCTCCATCAGCGAGATGTACTTCCGCCCGACCTTCCCGCTCTTCGACCGGGCCAACACCGACCACGCCCTCGCCGGCAGCGGCATCCGGCTGCCGGCGGTGGACGCCGGACTGATGGACCTCTACCTGACCCAGCTGACCGCCGAAGGGTTCCTGACCCCGCCGCTGGGGGCGGCCCGGTGA
- a CDS encoding leucyl/phenylalanyl-tRNA--protein transferase has protein sequence MTPPGTGPEAGPSIGPNVWPEPWPDAAPEPWPEPRPEPGLPGEAGLFDAVDVERAPADGPAAFGGTLEPETILAAYRRGLFPLPAADEYASAFNEARYEDAVAAGEVALLPGPGHQDPYALAWWSPDPRPVIAPEQVRLGRKLARLLRNRLGWWTTADRAFEEVLAACAEGREPPWLTAGLQDALARLHRLGAAHSAEVWEGEELVGGVFGIVAGPVLSLDSMFHRRPDAARVAVADLAARFAAAGGRLLDAQWDSPHVRTLGATSAPRAHYLAELARPAGTEPLDTGAHPAARLTPKLPRHGHGHGHGHGHGHGGGHGHGDRHRG, from the coding sequence GTGACGCCGCCGGGCACCGGGCCGGAGGCCGGGCCGAGCATCGGGCCGAACGTCTGGCCGGAGCCCTGGCCGGACGCCGCTCCCGAGCCCTGGCCCGAGCCCCGGCCGGAGCCCGGACTCCCGGGGGAGGCGGGGCTGTTCGACGCCGTCGACGTCGAACGGGCCCCCGCCGACGGCCCGGCCGCGTTCGGCGGCACGCTGGAGCCGGAGACGATCCTGGCCGCGTACCGGCGCGGGCTGTTCCCCCTGCCGGCCGCCGACGAGTACGCGAGCGCCTTCAACGAGGCCCGGTACGAGGACGCGGTCGCGGCCGGGGAGGTGGCCCTGCTGCCGGGCCCCGGCCACCAGGACCCGTACGCGTTGGCGTGGTGGTCCCCCGACCCGCGCCCGGTGATCGCCCCGGAGCAGGTCCGCCTCGGGCGCAAGCTCGCCCGGCTGCTCCGCAACCGCCTGGGCTGGTGGACCACCGCCGACCGGGCCTTCGAGGAGGTGCTCGCCGCCTGTGCCGAGGGGCGCGAGCCGCCCTGGCTCACCGCGGGGCTGCAGGACGCCCTGGCGCGGCTGCACCGGCTCGGCGCGGCCCACAGCGCCGAGGTGTGGGAGGGGGAGGAGCTGGTCGGCGGCGTCTTCGGCATCGTCGCGGGCCCCGTGCTCAGCCTCGACTCGATGTTCCACCGCCGCCCCGACGCCGCCCGCGTCGCCGTCGCCGACCTCGCCGCCCGGTTCGCCGCCGCCGGTGGCCGCCTCCTCGACGCGCAGTGGGACTCCCCGCACGTCCGCACCCTCGGCGCCACCTCCGCACCCCGCGCCCACTACCTCGCCGAACTCGCCCGCCCGGCAGGGACGGAGCCGCTCGACACCGGCGCCCACCCGGCGGCCCGGCTGACCCCGAAGCTCCCCCGGCACGGA